The region CCGCAGGTGGGCGAACGGGTGCGCGAGCACGGGCACCCCGCCCGCCGCGAGCACGAGGCCGATCATCTCCTGCGGCGTGGGCACGTCGTAGTGGACGACGTACGGGCTCCCCTCCCCCAGGAGGCCGGCGAACACGGCGTCGCGCGAGGGAGCCGCACCCGCGGCGACCAGCGCGTCGGCGATGTGCGGGCGACCGACCGTCGCGCCGGGGGCGACCTGGGCGGCGACGTCGGCCCAGGTGAGGTCGACGTCGCGCGCGAGGTTGGCCACGATCGCCTCGGCGCGACGCACGCGCGCGGTGCGCGAGCGCTCGAGGGCCGCGAGCAGCGGGACGTCGGCCGGGTCGTGGAGGTAGGACAGCAGGTGCACGCTGGTGGCGCCGGTGCGCGTGGACAGCTCGGCGCCCCGCACCAGGGCGATGCCGCTCTCGAGCGCGGCGCGCTCGGCCTCGGCCCAGCCGGCGGTGGTGTCGTGGTCGGTCAACCCCAGGACGTCGACGCCGACGTCGGCCGCCTCCCGCACCAGGTCGCCCGGGGACTGTGTCCCGTCCGAGGCGGCCGAGTGGGTGTGGAGGTCGATGAGCACGGTCCTCGATGCTACCGGGGCTGAAGTTGCACACGGTGGCGGCCGCCGACGCGGCCCCGCGACGTCGGGTGGGACGATGGCTGGCATGAGTGAGCAGCAGCAGCCCGTCAGTGACCGCGGCAACAACCGGAGCCAGCGCCCGTCCTCCGCCTCCTTCCGCGAGTTCATGGGCTCGCGGTGGGCGCCCCGCACCTCGACCCTGCCCGAGCCGCTAGCCTCGGCGCCGCACGCCGCGGACCGGCGCGCGCGTCTCGGCGCGCAGCTCGCGGGTGACGTGCTCGTGATCCCCGCCGGCTCGCTCAAGGTGCGTTCCAACGACACCGACTACGCCTTCCGGCCGCACGCCGCGTTCTCCCACCTGACCGGGCTCGGCACGGACCAGGAGGCCGACGCCGTCCTGGTGCTGCACCCGGTCCACGAGGCCGCGGGCGAGGGCGCGGGCGCGCCCACCCACGAGGCCGTCCTGTACACGCGGCCGCTCGCGCCGCGCGAGTCCGAGGAGTTCTACGCCGACGCGCGCTACGGCGAGTTCTGGGTCGGCACCCGCTGGACGCTCGAGGAGGCGCAGGCGCTGACCGGGATCCGTGCCGCGCACATCGACGACCTGCGCGACGCCGTCGCCAAGGACGCCTCGACGCCCGGCGTGAACGTGCGCGTGGTGCGCGGGGCGGACGACGCCGTCGCGACGCTCGTGGACGTCGTCGCGGCCGAGAACGGCCACACCACGTTCGAGGAGTCCACTCTCGACGACGAGCTCGCCACCGCGGTCTCCGAGCTGCGCCTGGTCAAGGACGCGTGGGAGGTCGAGCAGCTGCGCCTCGCGGTGGACGCCTCGATCCGCGGGTTCACCGACGTCGTGGCCGCGCTCCCCCGCGCCGTGGAGCACGTGCGCGGCGAGCGCGTCGTGGAGGGCGTGTTCGCGGCGCGGGCGCGCGAGGAGGGCAACGCCGTCGGGTACGACACGATCGCCGCGGCCGGCGACCACGCCACCACGCTGCACTGGATCCGCAACACCGGCGCCGTGCCCGCGGGCGAGCTGCTGCTGCTGGACGCCGGCGTCGAGGTCGACTCGCTGTACACGGCCGACGTCACGCGCACGCTGCCCGTCTCGGGCACGTACACGGACGTCCAGCGGCGCGTCTACGACGCGGTGCGCGAGGCGGCGGACGCGGCCTTCGCCGTCGTGCGGCCGGGGGTGAGGTTCCGCGACATCCACGCCGCCGCGATGGAGGTGCTCGCGCACCGCCTCGAGGAGTGGGGGCTGCTGCCCGTCACGGCCACGGAGTCGCTGACGCCGGAGGGCCAGCAGCACCGCCGCTGGATGCCGCACGGCACCAGCCACCACCTCGGCCTCGACGTGCACGACTGCGCGCAGGCGCGCGCGGAGATGTACCTCGACGGCGTGCTCGAGCCGGGCATGGTCTTCACCATCGAGCCGGGGCTGTACTTCAAGGCCGACGACCTCGCCGTGCCGGAGGAGTACCGCGGGATCGGGGTGCGCATCGAGGACGACGTGCTCGTGACGGCCGACGGCTACGAGAACCTGTCGGCCACGCTGCCTCGCCGGTCGGAGGACGTCGAGGCGTGGATGGCGGGCATCGCGCGCGGCGAGCGGGGCTGAGCCGTGCCGGCGGCTGCGTGGGAGGGAGTGGCGCAGCGCTACGTGCGCTGGGCCGACCTCGAGGCCGCCGGGATGTCCCCGCGCTACGACGAGTGGGCGCGTTCGCTGGCGGCGGACGCCGAGGTCGTCGCGCTCGTCGAGAGCCTGCCGCGCGACCGGCAGCAGCCGAACCTGGTGTTCGCCTCGGTGCGGGCCGTCGGGGTGCCCACCGACCCGTGGCCGCGCGGCGCGGTGAGCGCTGCGGCCGCCGGGCCTTGCCCGGGGCAGGGCCCTTCGCTGCGCACCAACGGGGCCTTGAGGGTGCGTGAAGACCCGATCTGTGCGCACCGAACCCCCGGTGACCACTGAGCTGCCGGCGGGAACGCCGCCCTGAGTGGTGCCGCTCGCCGCGTGCGCAGTTCTTGCTGCTTCAGCGGCCGTGAAGCAGCAAGAACTGCGCACGCGGCGGAACCGCGGGTGACGGTGTGGCCGGGTGGTCGGGGCGCCGACCATGGGGCGGCAGCGGCCCGTCGGGGGCGGGCCGGGGTGCGGCCCAGCCCGCTGCTGCAGCGGGCGCTACTGGGGCGGGCGCTGCTGGTCGCCGTCGATGCGCTGGCCGTACCGGGGCGGCTCGTTCAGGTCCGGGGTGTCCGGACGCGGCTGCTGCGGCGCCGGCTGGTGGCCCTGCTGCGCGGGCTGGCCGGGCTGGCCGGGCTGGCCGGGCTGG is a window of Litorihabitans aurantiacus DNA encoding:
- a CDS encoding PHP domain-containing protein, yielding MLIDLHTHSAASDGTQSPGDLVREAADVGVDVLGLTDHDTTAGWAEAERAALESGIALVRGAELSTRTGATSVHLLSYLHDPADVPLLAALERSRTARVRRAEAIVANLARDVDLTWADVAAQVAPGATVGRPHIADALVAAGAAPSRDAVFAGLLGEGSPYVVHYDVPTPQEMIGLVLAAGGVPVLAHPFAHLRGASLTAEQLIELAACGLMGVEVDHRDHAQEDRIALRGLARELDLVVTGSSDYHGTGKRNRLGENGTAPDQLAAVLERGRLPLVDGRPAGRRG
- a CDS encoding aminopeptidase P family protein is translated as MSEQQQPVSDRGNNRSQRPSSASFREFMGSRWAPRTSTLPEPLASAPHAADRRARLGAQLAGDVLVIPAGSLKVRSNDTDYAFRPHAAFSHLTGLGTDQEADAVLVLHPVHEAAGEGAGAPTHEAVLYTRPLAPRESEEFYADARYGEFWVGTRWTLEEAQALTGIRAAHIDDLRDAVAKDASTPGVNVRVVRGADDAVATLVDVVAAENGHTTFEESTLDDELATAVSELRLVKDAWEVEQLRLAVDASIRGFTDVVAALPRAVEHVRGERVVEGVFAARAREEGNAVGYDTIAAAGDHATTLHWIRNTGAVPAGELLLLDAGVEVDSLYTADVTRTLPVSGTYTDVQRRVYDAVREAADAAFAVVRPGVRFRDIHAAAMEVLAHRLEEWGLLPVTATESLTPEGQQHRRWMPHGTSHHLGLDVHDCAQARAEMYLDGVLEPGMVFTIEPGLYFKADDLAVPEEYRGIGVRIEDDVLVTADGYENLSATLPRRSEDVEAWMAGIARGERG
- a CDS encoding DUF2332 family protein — its product is MPAAAWEGVAQRYVRWADLEAAGMSPRYDEWARSLAADAEVVALVESLPRDRQQPNLVFASVRAVGVPTDPWPRGAVSAAAAGPCPGQGPSLRTNGALRVREDPICAHRTPGDH